The DNA sequence TCATCGGCAGGCCGCGCCGCCGCAGCAACGGCACCGTCAGGACGCTGCCGCCGACGCCCAGAAACCCCGCCACCGCCCCGATTCCGACGCCGCCCGCGGTGACGGTGGCCCGGCTCAGCGGGCGTGGCCGGCCGCCGCCGAGGAACCCGCGCCGCAGGAGACTGTCGAGGATGGTCAGCGCCAGGTACGCGGCGAACAGGGCGTGCAGGACGCCGTCCGGGACGCTCGTCGCGGCCAGCGCGCCGAGGCCCGCGCCGACGGCGATGAACGCGGCCAGCGGCCGGACGTACGCCCGCTGCAGCCGGCCCGCCTGGGCGACCGTGAGCGTCGCGCCGAGCGAGTTGACCAGCATCACCGCGGCGGACGTCCCGACCGCGACGTGCATCGCGGCCGGGCCGGGCGCCGCCACGGCGTAGACCACCGGCACCGTCACGAACCCGCCGCCGAACCCGAAAAGCGCTGTGGTGACGCCGCTGAGGACGCCCAGTCCGAAGAGGAGCACGTACCGGAACGCTAGGGCGCACGCGCCTGGCGGGCATTCGATGATCAGCCATGTTCTTCCGAGTTCCGGCCACCTAGGCTCGGCGGCGTGCGCAACACCCACATCGACACCGTCGACGACCTCGACCGGGACGTCGTCGCCATCGGCACCGACTACCCGCCCCGCCACGTCCTCGCCGAACACCGGCACCGCCGCGCCCAGGTCCTCTACGGCGTCACCGGCTCGATGCGCGTCGAGACGGCCGACGGCGCGTGGACCGTCCCGCCGCACCGGGCCGTGCTGATCCCGGCCGGCACGCCGCACGCGGTCCGGATGACCGGCGTCAGCACGCGCAGCCTGTACGTCGAACCCCGTGCGGTGCCGTGGTTCCCGGCCCGGTGCCGGGTCGTCGAGGTGACGCCGCTGCTGCGCGAACTGCTGCGGGAGGCGGTCGACGTCGAACCGCGCTACGTCGCCCGCGGACGTGACGCGGTCCTGCTGCAGCTGGCGCTGCACGAACTGCGCCGGGCCGCGCCGCTGCCGCTCGACCTGCCGTTGCCCGCCGACCCGGAGCTGCGCCGGCTGTGCCAGGACTTCCTGGCGGAGCCACGCGTCGACGTCCGCCCGGCGGCCTGGGCGGCCCGGCTGCACGTCGCCGAGCGGACGCTGCACCGCCGGTTCCGCGCCGAGACCGGGCTCGGCCTCGCGCCGTGGCGGCGTCGCGCCTGCGTGCTGCACGCGTTGCCGCTGCTCGCGGCGGGTGCGCCGGTGGCCGAGGTGGCCGCCGGCCTCGGCTACGCGGGCCCGGGCGCGTTCACCACGATGTTCCACCGCCTGCTCGGCGCGCCACCCAGCGAGTTTCGCGAGCGCTGACTCCGAGGACGGGTGTGCACCGGAAAATCTATATGTTACGGTAGGTAACAGTAAATCGTGGTAACACCTGACGAGGAGGTCAGCATGACGAGCATCAGCGAACGCGAGCCGGAGGTGTCGGACCGCGAGACCATCGCGTGCCGGCTGCTGGACTCGTCGGAGCAGCTCTCGTACGACCCCGTCAAGGAGGTCGACTGGGAGACGCCGCTCGACAAGGACTTCCACGGCGCCAGCCCGGAGTGGAGCACGCTGTACGGGACGTCCTACTGGGACGGGATGACCCCGGAACAGCAGCGCGAACTGACCCGCCACGAGGCGGCGTCGGTGGCGAGCACCGGCATCTGGTTCGAGATGATCCTGCAGCAGATGATCCTGCGGGACTTCTACGCGAAGGACCCGACCGATCCCGCGTTCCAGTGGGCGCTGACCGAGATCGCCGACGAGTGCCGGCACTCGATCATGTTCGCCCGCGGCGCGGCCAAGCTGGGCGCGCCCGCCTACCGCCCGCGCCGGTTCGTCGTCGAGGCCGGCCGGATCTTCAAGGCCACCGCGACCGGCGAAGCCGCCTACGCGGCGATCCTCGTCGCCGAAGAGGTCCTCGACGTCATGCAGCGCGACTGGATGCGCGACGAGCGCGTCGTCCCGTTCGTCCGGACCATCAACAACATCCACGTCGTCGAAGAGTCGCGCCACATGAAGTTCGCGCGCGAGGAAACCCGTCAGCGGCTCGACGGCGCCGGGTGGGTGCGGCGGCAGATCAACGCGCTGGTCGTCGCGATCGCGTCGTTCTTCATCGTCACCAGCATGGTGAACCACCAGGTCTACGAGAACGCGGGGCTGGACGGTAAGCGCGCCCGGCGCGAGGCGAAGGCCAACCAGCACCACAAGTCGATGCTGCGCTCGAGCTGCTCCGGGCTGATGGAGTTCCTCCACTCCGCCGGGCTGCTGACCAAGCCGGCGCTGTGGTTCTACAAGCGCGCGAACCTGATCTGACGGCCCCGGAGTCGACGAGATGGCCTTCGCGATCACGCAGACCTGCTGCGCCGACGCGTCCTGCGTGTCGGTCTGCCCGGTCAACTGCATCCACCCGACGCCGGACGAGCCGGACTTCGGCCGCACCGAGATGCTCTACGTCGACCCGGCCACCTGCATCGACTGCGGTGCCTGCGCCGACGCGTGCCCGGTCGACGCGATCTTCCCGGCCGGCGACCTCACCGGGCCGCTGCGGGCCTACGAGGAGATCAACGCCGAGTACTACGCGGGCCAGGACGTGCTGGCCGAGGCGAGTGCCGCGCCCAACTTCCACCGCTGGACGCCCCCGGCGTTCACCCGGGTGCTCCCGAGCGACTTCGCGCCGCTGGACGTCGCGGTCGTCGGCAGCGGCCCGGCGGGTATGTACGCCGTGGAGGACCTGCTACTGCACACCAACGCCCGGGTCACCCTGATCGACCGCCTGCCGGTGGCCGGCGGCCTGATCCGCTTCGGCGTCGCGCCCGACCACCCGTCGACGAAGAAGATCGGCGAGACGTTCGCGCGGTTCCACGACCACCCGCGGCTGCGGCTGCGCCTCGGGACCGAGATCGGCCGCGACGTCACCGCGGCGGAGCTGGCCGCGCGGTACGACGCGGTGGTCTACGCGGTCGGCGCCACGGCGGCCCGCCCCCTCGGCGTCCCGGGGGAGGATCTGCCCGGCAGCCTCGCCGCGACGACCGTCGTCGGCTGGTACAACGGCCATCCGGACGTCGCGCCCGGCGCCGTCGACCTCTCGGCCGAGCGGGTGGCCGTCGTCGGCACCGGCAACGTCGCCCTCGACA is a window from the Amycolatopsis sp. NBC_00355 genome containing:
- a CDS encoding sulfite exporter TauE/SafE family protein, which translates into the protein MLLFGLGVLSGVTTALFGFGGGFVTVPVVYAVAAPGPAAMHVAVGTSAAVMLVNSLGATLTVAQAGRLQRAYVRPLAAFIAVGAGLGALAATSVPDGVLHALFAAYLALTILDSLLRRGFLGGGRPRPLSRATVTAGGVGIGAVAGFLGVGGSVLTVPLLRRRGLPMSDATALANPLSLPVAVAATAVYLATPGPAAIDPSAAALLLAGSLPTIALLRRRSPSIPDRAHAVAYLGLLGAALATMLG
- a CDS encoding AraC family transcriptional regulator; amino-acid sequence: MRNTHIDTVDDLDRDVVAIGTDYPPRHVLAEHRHRRAQVLYGVTGSMRVETADGAWTVPPHRAVLIPAGTPHAVRMTGVSTRSLYVEPRAVPWFPARCRVVEVTPLLRELLREAVDVEPRYVARGRDAVLLQLALHELRRAAPLPLDLPLPADPELRRLCQDFLAEPRVDVRPAAWAARLHVAERTLHRRFRAETGLGLAPWRRRACVLHALPLLAAGAPVAEVAAGLGYAGPGAFTTMFHRLLGAPPSEFRER
- a CDS encoding AurF N-oxygenase family protein, with the protein product MTSISEREPEVSDRETIACRLLDSSEQLSYDPVKEVDWETPLDKDFHGASPEWSTLYGTSYWDGMTPEQQRELTRHEAASVASTGIWFEMILQQMILRDFYAKDPTDPAFQWALTEIADECRHSIMFARGAAKLGAPAYRPRRFVVEAGRIFKATATGEAAYAAILVAEEVLDVMQRDWMRDERVVPFVRTINNIHVVEESRHMKFAREETRQRLDGAGWVRRQINALVVAIASFFIVTSMVNHQVYENAGLDGKRARREAKANQHHKSMLRSSCSGLMEFLHSAGLLTKPALWFYKRANLI
- a CDS encoding FAD-dependent oxidoreductase, with protein sequence MAFAITQTCCADASCVSVCPVNCIHPTPDEPDFGRTEMLYVDPATCIDCGACADACPVDAIFPAGDLTGPLRAYEEINAEYYAGQDVLAEASAAPNFHRWTPPAFTRVLPSDFAPLDVAVVGSGPAGMYAVEDLLLHTNARVTLIDRLPVAGGLIRFGVAPDHPSTKKIGETFARFHDHPRLRLRLGTEIGRDVTAAELAARYDAVVYAVGATAARPLGVPGEDLPGSLAATTVVGWYNGHPDVAPGAVDLSAERVAVVGTGNVALDIARILTADPETLVGTEIAPAALARLRSSKVREVVLLARRGPETAAYTRPELLALAERAGVDLVLDSHDPRVAAAIDRGEGKAALLRGLPREAVDWSTPPPDDRRRIVLRFHSAPLAFTGDTEVRGVRVTGAGGAVEIGAGRVVRAAGFRGTGVPGLPFDELTGTVPNVEGRVERHPGTYVAGWIKRGPSGGIGANRACARETIGALLEDAVAGRFPVRRRVRKLFSRA